CTGCTCCAGGTTGTGGAAGCACCCGAACTAGTGCTGGAAGTCTGCAGCGTGCGGGCCGAGCAACTGCAAGGCATCACTGCCACTGAAGCCCAGGCTGAGGGCCTCGCCGCTTCTGACGGTGCCGCCGCCCTGGCCGCCTTCCGCACCCTCATCGACTCAATATATCCTTCAGCTTGGGTGCGCAATGAGTGGGTCTGGGTTATTGGGTTTCGGCGGGTGCAGTAGAGCGCGCAAGGCGTGGCTGAAAAAAGAAAAGGCCTTCCTGTAATAGGAAGGCCTTTTTCGTAGCGGGGACGAGAGTTGAACTCGTGACCTCAGGGTTATGAATCCTGTGCTCTAACCAACTGAGCTACCCCGCCCTGTTTTGGTGGTGCAAAGGTAATGACAAGATTTCGACTAGCGCAAGTCTTGTGTAAAAAAAAAGCCGTGTATATTGGCTCAGCCCATAGCGGCTCCGCCCTGTTTTCTTACCTTTTTCTCCCATTTTGTTCTGCTTATGCCGCTTTCTGCTACTCGTTCCAAGCACCGTTTCACGGTCGAGCTGCCCGTAAACGCTTCTCCCAAAATTCTTTACCCGTATCTGGCGTCGGCGTCGGGGTTGTCGCAGTGGTTTTGCCAGGATGTGCGTATCGATGAAGACCACCGCTACAATTTTATTTGGGACAACCAGTCGCACTTTGCCGAGATGAACTCCCACCGCACCAACCGCTCGGTGCGCTACGTGTTTCTCGACCACAACAAGCGC
Above is a genomic segment from Hymenobacter cellulosivorans containing:
- a CDS encoding START-like domain-containing protein — translated: MPLSATRSKHRFTVELPVNASPKILYPYLASASGLSQWFCQDVRIDEDHRYNFIWDNQSHFAEMNSHRTNRSVRYVFLDHNKRHTPDANYLDFSLEESQLTQEVYLRVIDYSEETDDIELQEMWESLILKLRELVGG